GGCCCCGGCAGGTAGAGCCCGTTGCCGCCGAACTCGCCCTCGGTGATGGCGTGCAGATCGGCCGCGCGTTGGGCGGGAGTGAGCTTGTAGATGGCCGGTGCCGCCGGGCCGATGGGGTGCGCGGCGGCTGCGGCAATGCGCGCCCACATGCCCATCATCAGCGGGCTGGACAGGCTGGTGCCGGCGGCCACGTCGGGCTTGTTGTAGTTGATGATGTTGAAGGCCTGGGTGGTATTGCCGGACAGCGCGGCGATGTCCGGCACCCCGCGGCAGATGGTGCCGGGCGGCAACGGCACGCCGTCGGCGTCGGTGAGCAGGCAGGGCCGGTTCACGTGCGATTCGCTGCGCTGCCAGGCCGGCTCCGGGATGAACAACGCCGAGCCACCCCCGGTGAAAGCCCAGGCCTGCTCGTCATTGCGGGTGCCGCCCTTACCGAGGTCCAGGACCGTGCCGCCGACGGCGGTCACCCACGGGCTGGCCGCGGGATAGTTCTGCGCGGGCACCGGTTGCACGAGCACGCCATTGCCACCGCCGACCACCGGGGCCGCCAGCGCGGCGCACCCCGAGCCGGTGTCCCCGGACGAGGCGAACAACGTGCGGCCCTCGGTGAAGGCCTGCATGAGAGACTTCTCCGAGGCGTCCTGAATGTTGTTGCCCAGCTGTAGCACCAGGTCGTCCCGGCCGGTCTGCGTCCCGGCGGGCATTGCCTCACAGCCCCCGAAGCTGGCGTTCATCATCGTCGGCCCGTTGGGATCGTTGGCCCAGTAGGCGAAGGCGGCGATGATGTCCGCGTCGCCCAACGACTTGGCCGTGTACAGGGCCAGCTCGGACAGGCGCGGCGCCATACCGGTGGACGACTGGCTGTCCAACATCCACTCGATGCCGCCCTCGTTCACGGCGAAGTCGTCGGGCTTGCCGGGTGCGGTGAACACCGTGCTGACCGGCACCCGGGGGAGGTTCTCCTGCGTCTCGAACACCCGCAGGCTGCCGATCACCGGTGCCGTGTTGCCCACCATGAACACACCGGCGCGGGAGCCCTGGCCCTCGTTGTCGGCCGGCACGTCGTAGGTGCGCCACAGCGAACGCACGTCGATGAGGCCGCCGAAGGCACCCGCGGCGGGGTGCACCGCATGCGCCGGGTGCGTGGGCAGGCCGAAACGGTGGAAGGTCTCCAGGCCGAGCACCGCTTTCACTGCGAGGTCACCGGGGACGGACGGGGCGCGGTCGTTGGCGAGGAACTCGGTGGTGCCGACGCGATAGGTGCCCAGCTTGAGGTCGAACAGCCGCTGCAGTTGCGCCACGGTGCCCGAGGCGTGCAGCAGGTCACCGGTGCTGGACTGCTCCTGCGCGGTCAGGCCGCCGGCGCGCAGCCAGTCCAGCGCCCGGCGACGTTGCCCCTCGGGCAGTGCGAAGCGGGCCGCGTACTGAGTCGGGGTGAGGAAGTGCCGGTACTGCGGGGAGTGCGCGTCCACCACGGCATCGGCCAGGGCGCGTTCCTCGGCGAGCTTCGGGTCGGCGAGCACGACCTCGATGTCCATCCGGTGCGCGGGATCGGCCGCGCCGAGGCGAGCGCTGAGCAGGTTCGCGGTGAGCACGTCGGCGGTGCGGTGGGAGTCCGCGGCGCGGGCCACGCCGCCCGGCGCGTACCCGACGACCAGCGCCGCGGCCGCGGCCAGGGAAACCCACGACGCCCTGCGGCGAACCACCATCCGAACCTCCGGGTCGAGTTGAGCGGACGATCAACCCACATCCGGATGTGCCGGCGCTACTTCGGGCTCTGGGGTGGAGGGTAAGTGGTCATCTTGTGAAATGGCAGGACGAGGGCTATTTGGTGGGGGTTGCGCGCCCCCGGCGTAACGAGCGCAGCCCCAGGACCACCACCAGGCCGGCGCCGATCGCGATGCCGGTGGCCACCGGGAAGTGGTGTTGCCCGGACACCGGGCTCGTCCCGGCGAATCCGGCGGCCGCGGGCGCGGCGCCGGGCGCAGCCGTCGGGCCGCCGTCCTCCGCGGAGAGCACCGACGCGGACAGCGGGGCCACCAACTCACCCACGGCCGGCGCGTTCAGATGGGCGAAGCCCCAATCGAGCAGGATCTTGGCCTGGCCGGCCACGTCGGCGGGCGTGGTCATCAGGGTGGCCAGGACGGTGTGCCCGTTCCGGGTGGCCGCGGCGATCAAGGTGTTGTGCGCCAGCGTGGTGTAGCCGGCCTTCACCCCGATCGCGCCGGGGTAGCGGTTGATCAGCCGGTTCTCCGTGTACATGGCGAACGGCTTGCGGGTCGCCTTGGTGCCGGTCGTCGTCTGGTCGCCGGGGAAGTTGTGGCGCAGCGTGCCGAACCAGTGCCGCAGGTCGCCGCGACCCAGCGCGGCCCGGCCCCACAGGGCCAAGTCGTAGGCGGAGGAGAACTGCCCGTCGGCGTCCAGGCCGCTGGGGTTGCGCACGGTGGTGTCGTCGGCCTGCAGCCGATGCGCCTCGGCCTGCATCATCCGCACGGCCTTGGTCACGTCGCCGTCCGCGCCGGCCTTCGCGATCGCGTTGGCGGCGTCGTTCCCCGAGCGCAGGAACAGCCCGTACCAGATGTCGTTGAGGGCGTAGGTCTGCCCGGCGACCAGCCCCACCCGGGTCCCGTCCACCTCGGTGTCCGCGACGTCGGCGGTGTAGCTGCTCGCTGGGTCCAGCCGGGGCGCCATGGTCAGCGCCAACAGGGTCTTCTGGGTGCTGGCCGGCCGGGCCGGGCGATGCGGGTCGTAGGCGGCGAGCACTGCGCCGGTGTCCGCGTCGGCCACCAGCCAGGACTGCGCGGTCAGCTTTGGCAGCGGACCGGCCGACGGGTCGTCGATCGGACCGTGCTCGGCCATGCGTGGCCCGCCGATCGGGGCCGCGACATCCGCCCGGGCGCCGGTCAGTGGAGCGCAGGCCAGGCTGAGTGCGGCCGCGCCGGCCAGGGCGCGCAGGAGGGCTCGCATGATCGCCAGGGTAGGGAGCCACTGCCGGCGCGGGGCGGTGATAACCGATCCGCAATCTTCGGCGGGTCGTGCGCTCGTGGAATCCTCGGGCACGTTGACCGTTGGATGGCGAAGGGGTGCATGCCGGTGTTGCTCGCCGCCGCGCTGACCGCCGGCGGCCTGGTGATGCTCGACCGCGTGGTGCTGCTCGTCGCGTGGGCGGTGGCGTCCCGTCGGGTGCGCGGGTGGCTGCCGCCGGCCGAGCGGGTCAGCGTCCGGGTGAGCGGTTTCCCGATCCTGGCGGGCCTGGCGCGGGGGCGAGTGCACACGGTCCGGCTGACCGCCCACGGCGTGCGCGCCGAGGGTGTGCGGCTGGCCGAGTTGCGGGTCGAGGCCCGCGGCGTCGCGTTGCGCCGTGCAGTGGGGGAGATCCAGCAGGTGCGCGGTTCCGGGCTGATCGAGTACCCGGCGCTGAGCGCGGCCGCGCCCGGCGTCACGCTCTCCAGCGGTGGTGACGGGACGCTGTGCATGACCACCGGCGTCGGCGTGCTTCGGGTCTCGGCCACTGCGCGGCCGAGCATCAGCGACGACCAGTTGCGGTTGGACCCGCACCTGCTGACCACCCGCTTCGCGCCCGGGGTGCCGCTGCACGCGCTGCCCACGCTCACCTATCGGTTGCGCGAACTCCCGCGCGGGTTGGTGTTCGAGGTGGACCCCGGCGAGCGCGGCCTGCAGCTCCACTTCGCCGGGACCGGGGTCGCCATGCGGTAGTCCGGGTCGGTCAGCGGGGTGGGCTCGCTGACCGACCCGGCGCATGTGCTAGGCCGGCAGTGCAGACCGACAGCCGCGAAAGTAGAGGGTTCGCCTTGACCGTGACCGTGCGCGACGTCCCCCAGCACCATCGCTATGAGATCTCCGACGGTGAACAACGGCTCGGCCTGTCCACCTACACGCTGAACGGCAGCACGATTGCGTTCACCCACACCGAGGTGGACCCGGCGTTCGGCGGCCGCGGGCTGGGTAAGCAGTTGGTGCAGGCGGAACTGGAGGACGCCCGACGGCGTGGGCTGTCCGTGTTGCCGATGTGTCCGTATGTGCGCAAGGTCATCGCCGAGGACCCGGCGACCTACCTGGACCTGGTGCCCGCCGCGGAACGCGCACAGTTCGACCTACCTGTCTGACGGACAGTCAGTCAGTCAGATACCAGCGTCGGACAGCGCCTGCAGGGTCTGGCGAATCGCTCCGGCGAGTCTCGGATGGTCGGATTCGAAGCGACCCTCCGCTCGCTCCAACGACGCCGAGAATCCGCGCGGTCCGGCGGGTTGTTCGCCGGCCAGCTGGGCCTCGACGGTGCCGTGCAGGTCCGCCAACTCCTGGCGGTCCTCCGGTCGGGCGCGGCCCAACGCGGTGGACACCTCGTCGAGCAGATGGCGCAGATGGGATTCCACGGCGCCACGCTATCCCGGGCCGGCGGGCGGGCGGCCGCCACTCGCGCCGTCCACCACGGGACCGGGCACGTTCGGGAAGCGGAACTTCACGGCGTCCCGGCCCGGTTGGCAGACCAGCGCCTGCCCGGTGTCCTGCAGGGTCAACGCCTGCACCAGGGCCGCGGCCACCTGGGTCGGCGCCATCACCGGGAAGTTCGCCGCGGCCATCGCCGCGCGCCAGGAATCGGTCACCAAGGGGGTGTCGGTGATGCCCGGGCAGACCAGGTTGATGCGCACGCCGGCGTCGGCCAGTTGCGGCGCGATGCTGCGCACGAAGCCGACCAGCGCGTGTTTGGTCAGCGCGTACACCGGGTCGGTCGGGAACGGCACCAGGCCGGCCAGCGAGGCGGTGACCGCGATGGCGCCCTGCCGTGGACCGAGCAGCGGGGTCAGCGACCGGATGCCGTGCACCACGCCACCGACATTGACGCTCAGCGCGCGCAGGTAGGCGGCCTCGTCGAGGGCGGCGAGGTCGGCCTCGCCGGTGAGCACGCCGGCGTTGAGCACGGCCAGGTCCAACCCGTCCGCGGTGGCGCCGGCCGCGAACTCCTGCCAGCCAACGGGATCGGCGACGTTCAGCATCACCGCGGTACCGCCGACCTCGCGCGCGGCCTGCTCCGCGCCGGCGCTGTCGATGTCCGCGACCACCACGTGCGCGCCGCGGGCGGCCAACAGCCGCACGGTCTCTCGCCCGATGCCGGAGGCGCCGCCGGTGACCACCACACGTTTGCCGTTCACACCTGCTCCTTCTGACATTCCGTCAGCGTTGCACGGCCTTGATGACCGCCACGCAGATGGTGGACCAGTCCGTCGCAGTGTCCGGCGCGGCGGCGAGGTGCACCATGCGCACCACCACCCAGGCGCGGGCGCGCTCGGGGTCCAGCCCGCCCACCTCGACCAGGGTGTCGAAGCGGCGGCGCAACGCGGCGCGCACCTGACCCGCGGTCTCCTCCCACCGGTTCCACAACATCGGCGCGAGTTCGTAATGCGGGTCGCCGGACAACGGCTTGGGATCGATGACCAACCACGGCTCGCGTTGTGCGGCGAGAACATTGGCGTAGTGCAGATCGGTGTGGATCAGCGTGCCCGCGCTCGCCGGGTCGGCGGCCAACTCCGTGCCCAGTCCGATGGCCTGCTCGACCAGGCGGCGGGGCAGCGGGGACACGGTGTTGCGCAGGCTGTCGGTGGCCGCAGTGATGAGGTCGGGCAGCCGGCGCAGCTGCGGCGGCGCCGGGATGTGCAATCGCGGATAGAGCGCGCCGACGACCTCGCAGGCCTCCAGATCCCACACAGAGGTGAGATCGGTGGTGTCCAGCCGCTCCAGCAGCAGCGCCGCGCGGTGTGGGTCGGCGCGCAACAGTTCCGCCGCCCCATCGCCGGCCCAGTGCCGCAGCGCCAAGTGCTCGTGCGCGCCGTCGGTGTGCGGGAAGGCGACCTTCAACGCGGCGGGACGGCCCTCGGCGGTGTGCACCGGAAGCACCAGCGAGCAGAACCCGTGTGCAGGCGGGGCGTCGTCGGCGGTCAGTTCCCACTCACCGAGCAACTCGGTGACCCGGTGCGGCAGCACCTCCAACCAGGACGTCCAAGTCGGGTCCCGCCGGGGGTTGTCCGCGAGTGCGTCGGGAATGCGCACGGCCCTCAGCGGCGGATCAGGTGGCGCAGCATGGACCAGGTCGTTCTGGCGCCCATCACGGTGGGATCGAAATACTCCTTCCACGCCACGACGCGGTCACCCCGGTAGGTGAGCACGCCGGCAACCGGCGCGGACACGATGAGGCTGCCGTCGCGGCGACGCACATGGTCGATGCGCTGGGTGTGCACCACGTCGCCGGTGACCGCGATGGACAGCAGCTCCACATCGATGGTGTCCAGTCGCAGCGTGCGGCGGGCCAGGCGCAGGAAGCTCAATGCGGACTCCAGGCTGTGCGTGCGCCACATGGGGCGCTGATCCCAGTCACAGCCCGGGTCGAACTCGGTGGCGAAGCCCTCGCACATTCCCTCGAACGAGGTGCCCCAGGAGGCAAAGAAGGCGGTGGCGCGCAGCTCCAGCTGCAGTTCGCGGTCAGTGGCGGTCGGCATCGGCGTCCTTTCGTCGACGTTCATTGTCGAGCAACCGACACCGCCCGCGCACGCGGGCTCATCGGACAAACGGACGAATGGGTTGCGGTCGGCGGGGAAGTCGTTCTGTGCAGGCCGTTGAAGAAGGGTGCCCGATGCGCATTTCGCTCAGTGAGCAAATCAGGTTGGCCGCCCTTGAGCATCATCTCGGTGATCAGTACCCGGATCTCGCCGCCGAGATGAAGGTGTTCGGATACTGCAGTGAGTTGCCGTCGGCGGGGCGGCAGCATTCATTCGGGCTGAAATCGTGGTCATGGGCACGTCACATGGCGCTGTGGATGGCCGGTATCGCGGTAATCGCGATGCTGGCGCTGATGCTGTTGCCGGTGCTCGCCGGCCCGACGCGGTGCCCGCAGCCGGTCGCCGGCAAGGCGCATTCCGATGTTCAATCGCCCGCTGCGTGCGCATCACCACACGCCGGCGGTTGAGCCGCCGATCGTCAGTGGCGGAGGGCTGGGAAGCCTGACTCACCCGCTGCGTCCGGCCAACGCGATGCAATAGGTGCGGGTTGGCCGGACGCATTGGGCTCTGGACATGCAAGAACCCCGATGCCGTCGTCCCGGAGCGGCATCGGGGCTTTCTTACAACGCGGAGACCGGAGTTCCCTCAACGGGCCCCGCGCTATTGCGGGTAGTCCAGGGATCAGCCGGCGACGACGGCGGTACGCGTGCTGCGCGCGGCCTTCGGCTCATCCGTGCTGACGACCTTGGCGTTGAGGCCCTTGGTCAGGTTCAGCGCGAACTCACGCTGGTTGGCGAGCAGGCGCTCGGCGAAGTCGAAGTAGCTGTCGACCAGCTCCGCGGGGCGCGGGAAGTACTCCGCGAACGGGTTGTTGAGGTTCTTCGTCGGCAGGTCGCTGTTGAACTTGCGCGCCGTGTCGGTCCACTGGTTGACGTTATTGATCGCGAATTCCTGCGTCTGGCGGACCGCGTCGAGCACGTTGTCCACCACGGTGCGGCTGAGCTGAGCGGTGTCGGTCATCTCGTTGTCTCTTCCCATCATCGGCTGCGTACTGCTTGCTAGATTTATACAGCACTCTACATGAAATGCCAAGCGGTGCGGGTTACCGGACTGCTAACTATGCTGAGCGCGTGTCTGAACAGTGGGAGCGCCAGCTCGAGGCCCTGGGCTCCTACATCCGCGCGCAGCGGAAGGTGGCGAACCTCTCACTGCGTCAGTTGGCCGACCTGGCAGCGATTTCCAACCCCTACCTCAGCCAGGTGGAACGCGGTCTTCATCAACCCTCCGTGCGCGTGTTGCGGTCGATCGCCCAGGCGCTCAACATCTCCGCCGAGACTCTGCTTACCCAGGCGGGGCTGTTCGGTGAACGTGATGGGGAACGTGACGAGGCACACGCTGCGGCCGGTCGGGTGGAGGCCGCGATCCGCGCCGACCCCCGGCTCACCAAGGCGAACAAGCAGGCCC
Above is a genomic segment from Sporichthyaceae bacterium containing:
- a CDS encoding protease pro-enzyme activation domain-containing protein: MVVRRRASWVSLAAAAALVVGYAPGGVARAADSHRTADVLTANLLSARLGAADPAHRMDIEVVLADPKLAEERALADAVVDAHSPQYRHFLTPTQYAARFALPEGQRRRALDWLRAGGLTAQEQSSTGDLLHASGTVAQLQRLFDLKLGTYRVGTTEFLANDRAPSVPGDLAVKAVLGLETFHRFGLPTHPAHAVHPAAGAFGGLIDVRSLWRTYDVPADNEGQGSRAGVFMVGNTAPVIGSLRVFETQENLPRVPVSTVFTAPGKPDDFAVNEGGIEWMLDSQSSTGMAPRLSELALYTAKSLGDADIIAAFAYWANDPNGPTMMNASFGGCEAMPAGTQTGRDDLVLQLGNNIQDASEKSLMQAFTEGRTLFASSGDTGSGCAALAAPVVGGGNGVLVQPVPAQNYPAASPWVTAVGGTVLDLGKGGTRNDEQAWAFTGGGSALFIPEPAWQRSESHVNRPCLLTDADGVPLPPGTICRGVPDIAALSGNTTQAFNIINYNKPDVAAGTSLSSPLMMGMWARIAAAAAHPIGPAAPAIYKLTPAQRAADLHAITEGEFGGNGLYLPGPGWNYTSGYGSPDVAKLAADLAGGTRPQKHARARKVPAPATGDAVACKPFGTSPAGNIEPTFLGDSGKGQDLTDAAMTMSGDGRSLIITVHGPQLTPTVPLGSVDKEVTVSWVRDGITYEATATAAPTGHVSGSVDTDRREDEAAEPATPPKEPKQPTKIPVSWTPGTVVMTVPLAAVGSPRPGDRLSDPIATAGSNLGPDDVAGPEYDYTVGQRCH
- a CDS encoding limonene-1,2-epoxide hydrolase family protein — encoded protein: MPTATDRELQLELRATAFFASWGTSFEGMCEGFATEFDPGCDWDQRPMWRTHSLESALSFLRLARRTLRLDTIDVELLSIAVTGDVVHTQRIDHVRRRDGSLIVSAPVAGVLTYRGDRVVAWKEYFDPTVMGARTTWSMLRHLIRR
- a CDS encoding SDR family NAD(P)-dependent oxidoreductase, which translates into the protein MNGKRVVVTGGASGIGRETVRLLAARGAHVVVADIDSAGAEQAAREVGGTAVMLNVADPVGWQEFAAGATADGLDLAVLNAGVLTGEADLAALDEAAYLRALSVNVGGVVHGIRSLTPLLGPRQGAIAVTASLAGLVPFPTDPVYALTKHALVGFVRSIAPQLADAGVRINLVCPGITDTPLVTDSWRAAMAAANFPVMAPTQVAAALVQALTLQDTGQALVCQPGRDAVKFRFPNVPGPVVDGASGGRPPAGPG
- a CDS encoding DUF4404 family protein is translated as MESHLRHLLDEVSTALGRARPEDRQELADLHGTVEAQLAGEQPAGPRGFSASLERAEGRFESDHPRLAGAIRQTLQALSDAGI
- a CDS encoding D-alanyl-D-alanine carboxypeptidase; this encodes MRALLRALAGAAALSLACAPLTGARADVAAPIGGPRMAEHGPIDDPSAGPLPKLTAQSWLVADADTGAVLAAYDPHRPARPASTQKTLLALTMAPRLDPASSYTADVADTEVDGTRVGLVAGQTYALNDIWYGLFLRSGNDAANAIAKAGADGDVTKAVRMMQAEAHRLQADDTTVRNPSGLDADGQFSSAYDLALWGRAALGRGDLRHWFGTLRHNFPGDQTTTGTKATRKPFAMYTENRLINRYPGAIGVKAGYTTLAHNTLIAAATRNGHTVLATLMTTPADVAGQAKILLDWGFAHLNAPAVGELVAPLSASVLSAEDGGPTAAPGAAPAAAGFAGTSPVSGQHHFPVATGIAIGAGLVVVLGLRSLRRGRATPTK
- a CDS encoding aminoglycoside phosphotransferase family protein: MRIPDALADNPRRDPTWTSWLEVLPHRVTELLGEWELTADDAPPAHGFCSLVLPVHTAEGRPAALKVAFPHTDGAHEHLALRHWAGDGAAELLRADPHRAALLLERLDTTDLTSVWDLEACEVVGALYPRLHIPAPPQLRRLPDLITAATDSLRNTVSPLPRRLVEQAIGLGTELAADPASAGTLIHTDLHYANVLAAQREPWLVIDPKPLSGDPHYELAPMLWNRWEETAGQVRAALRRRFDTLVEVGGLDPERARAWVVVRMVHLAAAPDTATDWSTICVAVIKAVQR
- a CDS encoding DUF2993 domain-containing protein, with amino-acid sequence MPVLLAAALTAGGLVMLDRVVLLVAWAVASRRVRGWLPPAERVSVRVSGFPILAGLARGRVHTVRLTAHGVRAEGVRLAELRVEARGVALRRAVGEIQQVRGSGLIEYPALSAAAPGVTLSSGGDGTLCMTTGVGVLRVSATARPSISDDQLRLDPHLLTTRFAPGVPLHALPTLTYRLRELPRGLVFEVDPGERGLQLHFAGTGVAMR
- a CDS encoding GNAT family N-acetyltransferase, which encodes MTVRDVPQHHRYEISDGEQRLGLSTYTLNGSTIAFTHTEVDPAFGGRGLGKQLVQAELEDARRRGLSVLPMCPYVRKVIAEDPATYLDLVPAAERAQFDLPV
- a CDS encoding helix-turn-helix transcriptional regulator, encoding MSEQWERQLEALGSYIRAQRKVANLSLRQLADLAAISNPYLSQVERGLHQPSVRVLRSIAQALNISAETLLTQAGLFGERDGERDEAHAAAGRVEAAIRADPRLTKANKQALITVYRSMLHNA